The Glycine max cultivar Williams 82 chromosome 12, Glycine_max_v4.0, whole genome shotgun sequence genome window below encodes:
- the LOC121173231 gene encoding transcription factor DUO1 — protein MMERELLEIKKGPWSSDEDEVLLRHVSKYGPREWSSIRSKGLLSRTGKSCRLRWVNKLRPNLKTGCKFTAEEERLVVELQAQFGNKWAKIATYLQGRTDNDVKNFWSSRRKRLERMLQKPPTSKPHKNNGKTHINQVEEMVPPCSSNQVEEILSYSTSYMGNTQVFEMINLPDLIKPNYQQLENDYLSAVEVEATPLHTVPSFESSLGYNFPLLPEPDPLMDCPLFPECQDLVPEPFDPIFVDGFKEKKCSECVCSSQKLGTRLPTFGLEGNSQSASSNGFFKDFPSEIFEYFEHIPTSSDQ, from the exons ATGATGGAAAGAGAGTTACTAGAGATAAAGAAGGGACCATGGAGTAGTGATGAAGATGAGGTGCTGTTGAGACACGTCAGCAAATATGGTCCTCGGGAATGGAGCTCCATTCGATCCAAAGGCTTGTTGTCCAGAACAGGAAAATCTTGTCGCCTTAGATGGGTTAACAAACTTAGACCCAACTTGAAGAC AGGATGCAAGTTTACAGCAGAGGAGGAAAGGTTGGTGGTAGAATTGCAGGCACAGTTTGGGAACAAATGGGCCAAAATTGCAACGTATTTGCAAGGGAGAACCGACAATGATGTGAAAAACTTCTGGAGCAGTAGGAGGAAAAGGTTGGAGAGGATGTTGCAGAAGCCACCTACGTCAAAGCCGCACAAAAACAACGGAAAAACTCATATTAATCAAGTGGAAGAAATG GTTCCTCCTTGCAGTTCCAATCAGGTGGAGGAAATTCTATCTTACTCTACTTCCTATATGGGAAACACTCAAGTGTTCGAGATGATCAACCTACCAGATTTGATAAAACCAAACTATCAACAATTGGAAAATGATTACCTGAGTGCAGTTGAGGTTGAGGCCACCCCACTTCACACAGTACCATCGTTTGAGTCTTCATTAGGGTACAACTTCCCTCTACTCCCTGAACCTGATCCACTGATGGACTGTCCACTGTTCCCAGAGTGCCAGGACCTTGTTCCTGAGCCCTTTGATCCAATTTTTGTTGACGGGTTCAAGGAGAAAAAATGTTCAGAATGTGTATGCAGCAGCCAGAAGCTTGGGACCAGGTTGCCAACTTTTGGATTGGAAGGAAATTCTCAAAGTGCAAGTTCAAATGGCTTTTTCAAGGACTTCCCGAGCGAGATTTTTGAATACTTTGAGCACATTCCAACCTCGTCAGATCAATGa
- the LOC100794806 gene encoding uncharacterized Rho GTPase-activating protein At5g61530 isoform X3 — MVKSRWALLQQPSTRHAVQDRFISAAATTGTLLRRGFSGTKDKVVVGKSKVEEVAKITAQKSKTILTDIERWQKGVASTDVFGVPIEVTVQRQDCCKPIPQILINCADYLIVSGLNSPHLFKSEGDKKVIHQLVSLYNQDSTASVPEGTTPVDVAALVKYYLASLPEPLTTLELYNEIRGARSSIYSMRNILKRLSSVNYMTLEFITALLLRVSQKSLLNKMDARCLAMEMAPVIMWQKERTPEFYHQYWNQMSKSPSKKSVDPPPGSYTAWDMLADDGEAIDASSPIPLDDGTPVDFGAIEVVQLLIEHHNAIFTDANETVWK, encoded by the exons ATGGTGAAGAGTCGGTGGGCACTTCTTCAACAGCCATCCACAAGACATGCTGTGCAGGATCGTTTCATATCAGCTGCTGCTACAACTGGTACACTCCTGAGGAGAGGCTTCTCAGGGACAAAGGATAAGGTGGTTGTGGGAAAGTCCAAGGTTGAAGAG GTGGCAAAAATAACAGCACAAAAAAGTAAGACTATCTTGACAGATATTGAAAGATGGCAAAAA GGAGTTGCAAGCACTGATG TATTTGGAGTTCCTATTGAGGTTACTGTGCAAAGGCAAGATTGCTGCAAACCTATTCCTCAGATATTAATCAATTGTGCAGATTATCTTATAGTTTCAG GATTGAACTCGCCACATCTTTTTAAATCTGAAGGGGATAAAAAGGTTATTCACCAGTTGGTTTCCCTATACAACCAAG ATTCTACTGCTTCAGTACCAGAAGGAACAACTCCTGTTGATGTAGCAGCTCTTGTAAAATATTATCTTGCTAGCCTTCCTGAGCCACTAACCACATTAGAGCTTTATAATGAGATTAGAGGTGCTCGATCCAGTATATATTCCATGAGAAACATACTCAAGAGGCTTTCCAGTGTAAACTACATGACTCTGGAGTTTATAACAGCACTTCTACTCCGTGTTAGCCAGAAGTCACTTCTCAATAAG ATGGATGCTCGGTGCCTTGCTATGGAAATGGCACCTGTTATTATGTGGCAAAAGGAACGGACACCTGAATTTTATCATCAATATTGGAATCAGATGTCGAAAAGTCCTTCCAAAAAGAGTGTGGATCCACCACCTGGTTCATATACTGCCTGGGACATGCTTGCTG ATGATGGTGAAGCCATAGATGCATCATCTCCTATTCCTTTGGATGATGGCACGCCAGTAGACTTTGGTGCAATTGAGGTTGTTCAGTTGCTCATAGAACATCATAATGCAATTTTCACAGATGCAAATGAGACAGTCTGGAAATGA
- the LOC102666833 gene encoding uncharacterized protein, producing MEEYLQHMKALRFQMNDVEDEAAKISVEEEMQLTNIRTLENDFQFAKSGITKLNEDTEKMKAAKGEICSKILDKQKRIATLESDTTKLSQTLELIQQERVGLAAKLSEKRAYYNKVAEDMNAKLQKQQEWNNSKKISRERKKRDLVTEKAAGQRSKVEGKDGADGNLVMDNMGSDVRKDLIIELDNAKATLDGILALKAKVLTENNKIKRAIEDVKCRENEFKPELKAADITALEEECTALISDKAGEAEYLQSLEKQVEKLEQIRHVVKCACGEEYTVAVNM from the exons ATGGAGGAGTACTTGCAGCACATGAAGGCTCTGCGCTTTCAAATGAACG ATGTGGAGGATGAAGCGGCGAAGATTTCGGTCGAAGAGGAAATGCAATTGACCAACATTCGCACTTTGGAAAACGACTTCCAATTTG CAAAATCTGGAATTACGAAACTCAATGAAGACACCGAAAAGATGAAGGCGGCAAAGGGTGAGATTTGCTCAAAGATATTGGATAAACAGAAAAGGATTGCCACTTTGGAGTCTGACACAACCAAACTCTCCCAG ACTTTGGAGCTTATTCAGCAAGAGAGAGTTGGGTTAGCTGCCAAACTTTCAGAGAAGAG AGCCTACTATAACAAGGTTGCGGAGGACATGAATGCCAAATTACAGAAGCAACAG GAATGGAACAATTCTAAAAAGATTAGCAGGGAACGGAAAAAGCGTGATTTG GTTACAGAAAAGGCTGCTGGGCAACGAAGTAAAGTTGAAG GGAAGGATGGTGCAGATGGTAACCTTGTCATGGATAACATG GGGAGTGATGTAAGGAAGGATTTAATAATTGAATTGGATAATGCTAAAGCAACCCTTGATGGGATTCTTGCTCTGAAAGCCAAAGTTCTTACAGAGAACAACAAG ATAAAACGGGCTATTGAGGATGTGAAGTGCAGAGAAAATGAGTTTAAG CCTGAGCTAAAAGCAGCAGATATAACTGCTCTTGAAGAGGAATGTACAGCCCTTATTTCAGACAAAGCAGGAGAAGCTGAATACTTGCAATCTCTAGAGAAACAAGTTGAGAAACTCGAG CAAATTCGCCATGTGGTAAAATGTGCTTGTGGAGAGGAATACACAGTTGCAGTAAATATGTAA
- the LOC100794806 gene encoding uncharacterized Rho GTPase-activating protein At5g61530 isoform X1, producing MPSIMSPQWQDKAAGFFSSSGVKLKEAKESAGTFVGEVTKDTKSNVAEVAGRVGSMVKSRWALLQQPSTRHAVQDRFISAAATTGTLLRRGFSGTKDKVVVGKSKVEEVAKITAQKSKTILTDIERWQKVNDIGLNFDLFFYPIHHLQNSYYNFLLQGVASTDVFGVPIEVTVQRQDCCKPIPQILINCADYLIVSGLNSPHLFKSEGDKKVIHQLVSLYNQDSTASVPEGTTPVDVAALVKYYLASLPEPLTTLELYNEIRGARSSIYSMRNILKRLSSVNYMTLEFITALLLRVSQKSLLNKMDARCLAMEMAPVIMWQKERTPEFYHQYWNQMSKSPSKKSVDPPPGSYTAWDMLADDGEAIDASSPIPLDDGTPVDFGAIEVVQLLIEHHNAIFTDANETVWK from the exons ATGCCTTCAATCATGTCACCTCAGTGGCAAGACAAGGCTGctggtttcttttcttcctctg GGGTCAAGCTTAAAGAAGCGAAGGAGTCAGCAGGAACATTCGTTGGTGAGGTCACAAAGGATACAAAGAGTAATGTGGCTGAAGTGGCAGGACGAGTTGGATCGATGGTGAAGAGTCGGTGGGCACTTCTTCAACAGCCATCCACAAGACATGCTGTGCAGGATCGTTTCATATCAGCTGCTGCTACAACTGGTACACTCCTGAGGAGAGGCTTCTCAGGGACAAAGGATAAGGTGGTTGTGGGAAAGTCCAAGGTTGAAGAG GTGGCAAAAATAACAGCACAAAAAAGTAAGACTATCTTGACAGATATTGAAAGATGGCAAAAAGTAAATGACATTGGGCTTAACTTTGACCTATTTTTTTACCCTATACATCATCTGCAAAATTCTtactataattttcttttgcagGGAGTTGCAAGCACTGATG TATTTGGAGTTCCTATTGAGGTTACTGTGCAAAGGCAAGATTGCTGCAAACCTATTCCTCAGATATTAATCAATTGTGCAGATTATCTTATAGTTTCAG GATTGAACTCGCCACATCTTTTTAAATCTGAAGGGGATAAAAAGGTTATTCACCAGTTGGTTTCCCTATACAACCAAG ATTCTACTGCTTCAGTACCAGAAGGAACAACTCCTGTTGATGTAGCAGCTCTTGTAAAATATTATCTTGCTAGCCTTCCTGAGCCACTAACCACATTAGAGCTTTATAATGAGATTAGAGGTGCTCGATCCAGTATATATTCCATGAGAAACATACTCAAGAGGCTTTCCAGTGTAAACTACATGACTCTGGAGTTTATAACAGCACTTCTACTCCGTGTTAGCCAGAAGTCACTTCTCAATAAG ATGGATGCTCGGTGCCTTGCTATGGAAATGGCACCTGTTATTATGTGGCAAAAGGAACGGACACCTGAATTTTATCATCAATATTGGAATCAGATGTCGAAAAGTCCTTCCAAAAAGAGTGTGGATCCACCACCTGGTTCATATACTGCCTGGGACATGCTTGCTG ATGATGGTGAAGCCATAGATGCATCATCTCCTATTCCTTTGGATGATGGCACGCCAGTAGACTTTGGTGCAATTGAGGTTGTTCAGTTGCTCATAGAACATCATAATGCAATTTTCACAGATGCAAATGAGACAGTCTGGAAATGA
- the LOC100794806 gene encoding uncharacterized Rho GTPase-activating protein At5g61530 isoform X2, with translation MPSIMSPQWQDKAAGFFSSSGVKLKEAKESAGTFVGEVTKDTKSNVAEVAGRVGSMVKSRWALLQQPSTRHAVQDRFISAAATTGTLLRRGFSGTKDKVVVGKSKVEEVAKITAQKSKTILTDIERWQKGVASTDVFGVPIEVTVQRQDCCKPIPQILINCADYLIVSGLNSPHLFKSEGDKKVIHQLVSLYNQDSTASVPEGTTPVDVAALVKYYLASLPEPLTTLELYNEIRGARSSIYSMRNILKRLSSVNYMTLEFITALLLRVSQKSLLNKMDARCLAMEMAPVIMWQKERTPEFYHQYWNQMSKSPSKKSVDPPPGSYTAWDMLADDGEAIDASSPIPLDDGTPVDFGAIEVVQLLIEHHNAIFTDANETVWK, from the exons ATGCCTTCAATCATGTCACCTCAGTGGCAAGACAAGGCTGctggtttcttttcttcctctg GGGTCAAGCTTAAAGAAGCGAAGGAGTCAGCAGGAACATTCGTTGGTGAGGTCACAAAGGATACAAAGAGTAATGTGGCTGAAGTGGCAGGACGAGTTGGATCGATGGTGAAGAGTCGGTGGGCACTTCTTCAACAGCCATCCACAAGACATGCTGTGCAGGATCGTTTCATATCAGCTGCTGCTACAACTGGTACACTCCTGAGGAGAGGCTTCTCAGGGACAAAGGATAAGGTGGTTGTGGGAAAGTCCAAGGTTGAAGAG GTGGCAAAAATAACAGCACAAAAAAGTAAGACTATCTTGACAGATATTGAAAGATGGCAAAAA GGAGTTGCAAGCACTGATG TATTTGGAGTTCCTATTGAGGTTACTGTGCAAAGGCAAGATTGCTGCAAACCTATTCCTCAGATATTAATCAATTGTGCAGATTATCTTATAGTTTCAG GATTGAACTCGCCACATCTTTTTAAATCTGAAGGGGATAAAAAGGTTATTCACCAGTTGGTTTCCCTATACAACCAAG ATTCTACTGCTTCAGTACCAGAAGGAACAACTCCTGTTGATGTAGCAGCTCTTGTAAAATATTATCTTGCTAGCCTTCCTGAGCCACTAACCACATTAGAGCTTTATAATGAGATTAGAGGTGCTCGATCCAGTATATATTCCATGAGAAACATACTCAAGAGGCTTTCCAGTGTAAACTACATGACTCTGGAGTTTATAACAGCACTTCTACTCCGTGTTAGCCAGAAGTCACTTCTCAATAAG ATGGATGCTCGGTGCCTTGCTATGGAAATGGCACCTGTTATTATGTGGCAAAAGGAACGGACACCTGAATTTTATCATCAATATTGGAATCAGATGTCGAAAAGTCCTTCCAAAAAGAGTGTGGATCCACCACCTGGTTCATATACTGCCTGGGACATGCTTGCTG ATGATGGTGAAGCCATAGATGCATCATCTCCTATTCCTTTGGATGATGGCACGCCAGTAGACTTTGGTGCAATTGAGGTTGTTCAGTTGCTCATAGAACATCATAATGCAATTTTCACAGATGCAAATGAGACAGTCTGGAAATGA